AATGGCTTCAGAAAGAATACTTACCGAACCGGTCAAGAAACCGACTATAAATTTAGAGATTATAAGAAAGGTATTGGAAAAGATAGAAAGCCTTGCGGCTTTTGTTTTTTTATTTGATGTAATATTCATGATCAGTAGAAATATATCAAATCTTATTATTTAAATCAATAAAATACTAATATAATGAAAATTCAGATATTTAATACTTTTTTGAATGATGAAAAGGGATAATTAATGTCTGCCGTAGAGGTATCCTACCAGAGGAATAGTAAATATTGATATTATTGTGCCGAGTACTATTGTTGTAGCAACAAATTCTGAATCAGATTTGAATTTTTCTGCTAAAATATAAGACATAATCGCTGTGGGCATAACTGAGCTCATAATGCAGATTCCTGCCTCGGGATATGGTATTGCCAAAAAATAAACCGCAATTAAAGCAGAAATCCATCCTCCGAATATTCTGAGCATAACTCCAATTA
This portion of the Elusimicrobiota bacterium genome encodes:
- a CDS encoding cation transporter gives rise to the protein MNITSNKKTKAARLSIFSNTFLIISKFIVGFLTGSVSILSEAI